ACCTGATCCAGCCCATCATCTGGCTCCTCCTGTTCGGCCAGCTGTTCAAGTCCGTGGTCGACATCCCCGGGTTCTCCGGCGGCGGCGACTACCTGGTCTTCCTCACCCCGGGCATCGTGATGATGATGGCCTTGTTCGGCAGCGCCTGGGCCGGCACCAGCTTCATCCAGGACATGGACCGGGGCGTGCTGGACCGCTTCCTCTCTTCGCCCACCAGCCGCAGCGGCCTGGTCGTCGCCACGATGCTCTACCAGGCCGTGCTGACCGTCATCCAGACACTGGTGGTGCTCGGCGTGGCCTGGCTGGCCGGCGCAAGGTTCGACGGCGGATGGCCGGGCCTTGCGGTGCTCCTCCTCGCCGCCGTGCTGCTGACCTTCATCTTCGCGGCGTTCTCGAACGCCATGGCACTGCTGGCGCGGGCGCAGACGGCGCTGATCGCCATCTCCCAGGTCATCGCTTTCCCGCTGATGTTCCTCAGTTCGGCCATCATGGACACCGGCC
This genomic stretch from Arthrobacter dokdonellae harbors:
- a CDS encoding ABC transporter permease: MSALTMAGHTAFLTARQLRAFMRVPAYLVMNLIQPIIWLLLFGQLFKSVVDIPGFSGGGDYLVFLTPGIVMMMALFGSAWAGTSFIQDMDRGVLDRFLSSPTSRSGLVVATMLYQAVLTVIQTLVVLGVAWLAGARFDGGWPGLAVLLLAAVLLTFIFAAFSNAMALLARAQTALIAISQVIAFPLMFLSSAIMDTGLSPAWVRNVARFNPFEWAVTAGRGSLQTAPDWGAVWGSLGLLAALAVVMTWLAARAFRVYQRSA